TAGAAAAACTTGTTTTCAAGTACAGAAACATCTTCATGGTTAAACCAACTTCCTGTGAGCAGAGCTCTATCTTGCTGCTGATACATGCTGCAAGAATACAGGCAGGAAAATGCTCATACTTGAATCTAACAGCCACACTTAATGTGTGCAGACAGGGTTGACATATTCATGTGAAAAATTCTGACCTCAACTTTTGATAGTCCTTGCATTTTAAACTTAGTTTAGCTTGTTGAAGtcatgaaaaggaaaatacaagAAGAAAGATGTGGGGAGAGCAGACAATTCCATGTAGCTGCTGTAGTTAccaatgtataaataaaaagtttacTGATTATCAGTCTCTGCTCCTGCTATCTCTTACCTTAGCAGTCAGtacattgttgttgttcttgagGCTCGCCAGAGAGGCTGCATAATCCACCACTTTTCCAACACTCCATTTAGAAGAGAAGAACATGGGTTGGGTGGTGTCCTGAGATTCTTTGGGGAGATAAACCTGCAAATAGGTTCTCTCTGTCTGGAAAGCCAAAAAGGAAAGGACGAAATCAATTCACAATTCACATATACTAAAAATAATATGCAAGCTGTAATTCTGTCAGTATATAAACTACAAACATAATAGCTAGTACTTCACCTGTGGTAGTCCCTTGTCTCCTGTAGCATGTAGTTTCAGTTTCATTAATGCTACCTTAGCTGCAGTTGCACTGTTCTTTGCTCCTTTACGTCCTTTACTTTTGGATCCATCCTTTGACTCTGAGTAAACatgagagaaagacacacacatgatccaaTTGTGCTCAGGCTGAGTAATACAAACAAATGTGGATTAGTTCAAGAAACACAAATGCCAGCATCAGAACAATACTGACACTATGTGGACAATAAAAGGAACTACACAAGAAACTGTGATTAGTGATATATTTGTAGTGTCTGTGCAAACTGACCCACAATCTTTTGCACCAGCTCTCTAGTAGCTGCCATTCGAGGTTTCTGGACCTCCAACTTCTCACACTTGTGATCATCTTGATGACGATGGCTGTAAGTCAAGAACAGAATCTTAGAACCTTTAACCTTGAGTTCCCGTCTGTTGTTTTCCCCTCAcgtgaagagaaagagacacaggaaCCACAGTCAACATTAATTACGTCATTATATGAAAAGCttaatgaaagagagaaaaaaaaaggttaaactTACACCAGACAGAAATGTTTCTCACATTGCGGACATATTACAGGCAACAGCTCTTTTCCTCTGCAGTCTTCAAATGAGCAGGGATGACTTGTGCTGCCCCCGGTGGTCTTTGGTTccttttgttctttgttttcgGGATCCTGGGGGGGTCAAGGGAATTAAGTTAAGTAAAACAACACCGGAGAAGAGAACAGTGTTTGttcaaacacaatcaaataaagAACATCAAACACTTGTCATCAGTACCTCTGGACAGGAGTGGGCCTCTCTGCTTCTGTGCTCAAGGCTGTAAGAGACCGAAGGATGTGTCtgtttcattcaaaataaatgacatatctagaatttgcatttttaaataGTGGATACTCCTTTTTTGCCTCAGCACaatttattaggtacacctggCTAAAGTTATTGCTATTCCAATACAACCGATCTGCAGGAAATGCTCCTTTCAATGAGGCGACAGTGTTAAACATGTGAAACAGCTTTACACCGGGATCTGGGGAGCTCTTACCAGAAAACGCCTCTGCAGGAATCACAGACAAATGGAAGGAAATCTGTAAGAAGGATGGAGAAACAAATTCAACCGGGTTATTCTGATTTCAACAGGGATCATTCAACGACAGTGTTCACAGCTGAAGGGTTTGTGTAACCTATCAGAACTTTTAACAGTAAGTGTGAGTATCATAGTGAACTGCTGAGGGGAAGGATGTTACTCTACTGTGGTCATATGGCTTCAGAACTTGCTcctattaaatatgaataaaacaagagGTGACAACTCCCATTCATTCCCTGCAGCTGCACTGACGCTAACTACACGTGATCACTCCAAactaaacttacacttatattctaaccctaaccctaaccctaaccctaacacgtTAATCAATCAGGAACTGAACTAAACGGAATGTTGTGATTAGAACCTGAACACCAACCAAGCTAGCTGACATGCTATCCATGCTAACAGACGCTCGTTGTGTTGTATTATTGACAAATGACGACAAAGTAACATGCTGTCTGAACACACGTGATTTTTGTCACTGTGGTAAAGTGGACAGACACAGACCGTTCAGACTGCAGGAATCGATCCGACAGTGTTTCCCGATGTCCAATTCAGCCATGACTCCGTTAGCTTCACCGGTTAGCCAAGAGGCTAAGGATGTCAACACGAACCCTCACCCCTGACGTCATATCACGTGACtttttgcttaatttttttgtttatatatgtgaAACGATTTACTGACTTCGCAGGATTtgttaaattcaaattaaattaatttttatttaaccCTGTGGTTGGAGAACGCGAtctctaccacctaggccaaTCCTATATTATCATTTTTGATCTGATAACCTATTCATACCCATGAGAAACTAAGGaaaggaagaagatggacaaattattgtgtgtgtgtgtgtgtgtgtgtgtctgtgtcattctatgctgcttttgacacacatttctactttactacatatatttgacagccttacttaataATTACAAAAgacaattcatttgcctgaataggTCAAcatgtcagtgcctgtcagtgctcgggccctaattatgGTGATAATTAACTGTGGGTTAATCACTGTACTTCACACACGGTCCTTTCATCTACTGTTATTTTACACATATTGATAAGGGCAGCTGAAATTTGAAACGTTTTAAATTGCAttatgattaatttttttttctattcatttgattatttatctatttaaataTCTATCTGTACTTTTTCATTTGCTATATAATCAAAGATCTAGTCTATTTAATATAAGATCAAGTCTATTTAAAACCAGATGTAAAGAAGCTAACTGGTGTAAATGTATTGTGTACAATTAAGAAATAACACATGAACTCCACACAAAGAGGAATTTCACACACCACTGCATTCAGccatttaatcatttataaatattttctcttcatacaaacactgacccccccccccccccccccaagataAAACAAgatcaataattatcacaatataatTATCATCAATGGTAATTTAACAAAAGTTCAATATAAACTGATTATACTGCTTATGCATGTTGCCAACACAGTGAGGCGGTATAAACAGAACTGATACCTTGATGATTGATTGTTATTTATCAAATGTCAATTGAGaagaaacaataataatgtcACATTTATCCTGATAATTACTAATATCGCCTGCTGTGAACACTTTTACCTTAATATAATCTTTAGCCACATTGCTCAGCCCTAGAATAATGAATTGTGCACCGATAAATACTTTGTTGTAGAGGTCAAATTAACGAGTTAACCAACAGTGAAAGCTTCCACTAAATATTAACCCAACTAGGACAATTTGAAAATAGTTATTGTCTACGTATGTtggtcttctcttctctttttacAGAACAGCCGGAGCAGCTGGTCTCTGTAGGCTTGGTTCAGGAAGAAGTACATGACGGGGTCCAGCACGCCACTGACACAGGTGAGGGCTGATGTGATCCGATTGGCTTTTCCCAGTGACATGCGGCCTGCTGCCGGAGTCACGATGTACATCACGCGGCTCACATGATATGGCACAAACGCAAGAAGGAAGTTGGTCACAATGAGTATGATCATTTTTATCGCCTTGTCTTTCACAGGACGTTGTGTCACTGTTCTCAGTTTCAGCAGAATCAGTACATAGGAAACCACCACAGTGGTGAGGGGAATAGCAAACGCCACAATGGTTGAAACCAAAGCCTTGGGAGTCGTCTTTTCTAAGTAGAGCTTGCTGCAGGTGCCGGGCGAGTTGGTCAACTTCGTGATAGAGAAAAGTGTTGGACTCATAGAAACAATAACCAGCACCCAGAGAACCCCAACGGCTATCCTTGCATATTTAGCCTTCCTGACTGACCGCGACTTTAACGGTAAAACCACGGCTAGACATCTGTCAAGGCTGATCAGGCTCATCAGGTAGAGGCTGCTGTACATGTTCAGGTAGAAGAGGAAGCCCGACAGTTCACAGAGGACGTGTCCAAAAGGCCAGTGGTTGTCTGACAGGTGGTAAACTATCCTCATGGGTAAAATGAGGATGTAAGACATGTCTGCGACTGAAAGGTGCCTCAGGAAGATCCTCGCTGTGGACGCGTTCTCCTGTCCAAAGAAGGCCCACAGTGCCAAAGCGTTCCCGGGCACGGCGACGACGAAAACCAGGAtgtaaaagacagaaaagacaatGTTCTCCTGGTGGGAGTCACTGCTGTAGAAGACCTCAGAGGTATTCATGGTTGCCTTGGATCAGCCTGGTGCAGCACaataacagacacaaacaaccagtTATGGTGATTTACAGCGATGACGGCCTGCACTCACAGTGTGTTCTGATGacccgacacacacactgtggggtCAAAACAAAAAGTGCAAATGCAAAGAGTGCATGTGACAGAGATGACTTGATAATCAACCCACATGCAGCATCATGTGTTAATGAggcaaatacaaaaaacaggaagtgtcctTGAAAAGCTCTAGTGTTGATGAATACACAGTCAAAGATGGCGTATAAAGAAATGTTATCATTTCCCTTTTTTGAAGATAGATTAAAAAGCGGAAACAACATTATTAGAGTTGCCCAAAACAAATTTAGTGTACATTTCATTAATAGCTTTAACAGGATTTCCttgaaagaaatatttaaatgtttaaaatgctgATAAACATGTCCCCCTCTTTTATGGCAAATAATATCTGGTAGTTGTGATTCACCTTAACTTACattgatcatttaaaatcaatcacCAGCAAACTCCACCATCAGCTGCATGTTGTTAAAACCCCAAATCcctttaaatctagatttctaaCAACAAACACGcttttcatgtctctgtgtAAATGATATTCATGGTCACCGTCGTTTAAACACTAAAATGGTGAAACGTACTTGAACAGGAATTGTATTTTAAGCATCACAATGATTCTActtttaaaacaattacatttcgGGCATAATAATTCCCCATCGTGGTCAATAATCGTTAATCAGATTCTTACCTGTAATCGCTGAGGCTCAGAACACAGAACTCCACTACACAGTGTATTTGTGAGAATCCGTTGTCTGACCATAAGAGACAGGTGGAAGTGAGAACTGCCCTTTTGCTGTGGTGCTGCTACACTTTCAAGTTTAGCCAAACACAATGTGACAGATGCAAACACTTAAAATAGAGCGAATCAAACAGGAAACCACAAAGACCAGGataaaagatgaagctcagtgtgTTACAAGCATGCAATTCTTTATTTTTGCTACTCCAACACATCTTTACCACATTGCTCTTTTATAGTATGATTTAAAGCTTTacaaaaaggaggagaaaaccaaatatttacaaaaatctATCTGTGCAAACATAATTCTTCTTTTACACCACTCTCCTAAAGTTTTTGAAAGGCATGCATACAAATAAACTTTGGTATGTTAACAAAACTACTCATTTTCTTAGTAGAAGCGTCTATGTACACATGGGAGAACtgattcatttctttgtttttagtaCAGTTTACATTTAGACAACAATACATGTTAACTTAACAAACCAAGACAAGCAGGTCAACACTTCAACCTAGAAGAGTTCATGTAAATTCCCCTAAATCTTGTGACTGGGTTAGGCCTGAAGTGAGTCATAGTATGACAACT
The window above is part of the Platichthys flesus chromosome 21, fPlaFle2.1, whole genome shotgun sequence genome. Proteins encoded here:
- the zfand1 gene encoding AN1-type zinc finger protein 1; the protein is MAELDIGKHCRIDSCSLNDFLPFVCDSCRGVFCLEHRSREAHSCPEDPENKEQKEPKTTGGSTSHPCSFEDCRGKELLPVICPQCEKHFCLVHRHQDDHKCEKLEVQKPRMAATRELVQKIVESKDGSKSKGRKGAKNSATAAKVALMKLKLHATGDKGLPQTERTYLQVYLPKESQDTTQPMFFSSKWSVGKVVDYAASLASLKNNNNVLTAKKLRLCDPQKGEALRMDDTLLSLLAHPETPLYNGGNVILEYLDNECTGLVDVSDYITQT
- the si:dkey-96n2.3 gene encoding uracil nucleotide/cysteinyl leukotriene receptor, which gives rise to MNTSEVFYSSDSHQENIVFSVFYILVFVVAVPGNALALWAFFGQENASTARIFLRHLSVADMSYILILPMRIVYHLSDNHWPFGHVLCELSGFLFYLNMYSSLYLMSLISLDRCLAVVLPLKSRSVRKAKYARIAVGVLWVLVIVSMSPTLFSITKLTNSPGTCSKLYLEKTTPKALVSTIVAFAIPLTTVVVSYVLILLKLRTVTQRPVKDKAIKMIILIVTNFLLAFVPYHVSRVMYIVTPAAGRMSLGKANRITSALTCVSGVLDPVMYFFLNQAYRDQLLRLFCKKRREDQHT